A region of the Arachis hypogaea cultivar Tifrunner chromosome 15, arahy.Tifrunner.gnm2.J5K5, whole genome shotgun sequence genome:
attattaaattgtttttcattctctGTGTTCATCATTTTACCTACATACAAGTAACGTAAGAAATGGACAAATGGTGATGTCCAACAACTTATTAATATCGGTATCAATCAAGTTCTtagtaatattaaaattaaattaatattatataccTTAAATTAGATAAACTTAATTTTGACCAACATTTGAGTTTGACTATTATAAATAATTTCTATTCAGCTGATGAGATTTAAAATTCCACTACCACTTCTTCTATTTCATTCCTCTTAtatatattcttaattttttaatttctaccGGGGAAAGAAGGTTgttgactattttttattggattctaacctttacttttagagatattttgatagatttaatatatataatatgatatgatTAAATTTTGGTAGTATTTCATGTTAAAACTTATTAATAAATATGAACCTTCTAAATGTattcattattaattaattaaactagGATCTTCAAAAGTCAAAGTGTCCTCTgattactaaaaaaataagtaaacaaAAGTCAAAATACACTCTAAGCAAGTGTGTTAGTAGCTTCATCCACGTGGTAATAACAAATCTACAAAAAGTATAATAGGTTATATTCCCTTCTCAATCAAATCATACGTGATAATCATGGTCTTATAgttaacaattaattaactaattaattattctaatgatgatgataaatagGGATTGGTTGTATATGTTACATAAATTATTCTATGATAATAAGTTGACGGACCAATTGAtttgtaaaaatatcttttattttcttcaaaatattttttttaattttttactttttaagaaatataattgatttgtgaaaagaaaatttattttttaaatattaaaaataataaagatatattttgttggtctattttattaaattaacaatttatttttatacaatattaaacataaaataaattatgattttaagATAATCAATTGCATTCATATAAATCTATTATTAATAGATAagactagaaaatcctaaaagttaatatattatttactataatttttttaattcagtgAATATGTATTCGATACTAAATAAAAGATTTCAACAAATTAAGTAcacttatttaatatttttattgtttttttactgcttttgatttttttaattgaacatgaaagatttcatcttcttattttaatattcatattaaaaaattatgttatttctttaataaaaataattaataaaattttatttttgaaaaaaattaatcaacatattaaaagatatttttacctTTTTAAGATGTACGTGTAAACTGGTTAGAAAATAAAAGATCTAACAATAAAATGAATTAGAAAACTAACggcagaagaagaaaaaaaattaaccataaaaaGAAGAGACAAAGAAATTCAAAATGTTAAAtccaaaactaaaatttttgaaattaaaaacgaTTTTAGAAGTGACAACTGAACATTTTAGAAACAACCAAATAcgtttttaatttgattctatttttttatatttttattcatttttttttaaattcccaATCAATAAACACCTAAGTTTGGTAGTGATGTTAGCATTGTAATTAATCTAATACATTAGCCTTAATTATTTAGACGGTAATATCACATGGTAGaccattttaatcttaatttgctATTGAATTCATACCCGACAACAACAATAGGGGAGGCAAAGCTTAATCTCAtgcaatttaatataatttatgtcTTAGTCAACTTGGATATCCTTACCATAAAAGCATATGGCATgattatatgaataattatttatGGCAGATATTTAAGCAAAGACgtttaaaatatttgattttattcgcaaaataaattattatgtattaaattttttatatgtagtataaattaaaagtattgtTTTTATTAAAAAGTGTTGTcgttactttaatttttatattaattttttaatttgtttgaaaaaaattttaacaacatttttattgaaagactttaatctttttattattttttatataaattttataacattattttttctgtttctatttcattatcatttggatattttttcttattttacaaatttaatattttttttaagaattgaatttttatttacaagtttgttaattattttatttttagtctagcaatttttattttatttttgaatttttgaataaacttattgtaaaaaaattgagattttgaaaaaaaaaatattttgtattgatttgagaaatttattattgtttaaattaatattagttagaattattattttttgctctATTAGTTTGgataagttaattatttttttttaaatattttaatttacttattaattcaattttattcgTAGTTCACACCTTTATTATTAAAccatttttttagaatatatttttttactttttgtccAAATAAACAAcgttagaaaaaattatttttctttttcattcataTACTATTTTAACtttatatgaattgatgatggccttattcATATCCGAAATGTGGGTCATCAAGTCAAGGTAGTTTTatggaaaaatattttatatattcatCCTTTTGTTTtatcatatattatattattaagattaaattattctttcaatttttataatttttaattaaattattatactattttaaattttataattaggtctttATCAATTAAAAAAGGTAAGacttaacaaaatattttaaaaataaaaaatatttaaatttagggATTTAGTCTTTAAATATgagtatttttaatttgaaaagaaatattttattaattttaatatttttcgacaacgaattaattacaaaatttaaaaatccaaCCGAAAGCTTTTACattataaagatttaattataaatttagtaagaatataaaaatcaaaaatttaaTCTATTgacaatgagttataactcaaatgacatagtctctccatactcgaGGTTGTGGGTTGAGTCTCCTATTTTTCTGTAGAAATGCTAATATAGTGTAGAAAAAAGAGTCTTTTGCCTTACCTGATTGCAGAGCATAGATGTTTTTTGTTCTTGGATTAGTGGAGGGATTTGGTGTTATAAATTGGACGTCAAAGAACAAGCCTTCAAAGAGTTCGACTGGTTTTGATTATAGCTTGGAATATTTGGAAGGAGAAGTGTCGGAGAGTACTCGAGCATGTCCAGGAGCGTTCGGAAAAAATGCTAGCAACATCGTTTAAATTGAACGATGAGTTATCTATTTTACCTTATGCATagtattctaaaaatttttctctATCTACTTTTTtaccttattttcttcttttaatttcacCTGTTAAATATTtggaaattttcattttttttatttttctgttcctgaCTTTTAgacattatatttatttttctaatgaatAAAATATCACTAttatctttttgaaaaaaaaattcaagctAAATGTTAGCTGTTATGTACTCTCAAAACTCCTAACTCAGAATCAAAGATATTGATTACTAGTGgttgttagattttatatatataatacttgGTCAAAGGATAAAATAATTCAGAATTTAAAGTTTAGAGACAAAGATTGATAGATTAGTAAACATAGTAATAACTAATAACCCACCAACTTAATaattaataagaagaagaagaaaaaggtgaATTTATTATCGTTGATGAGAAACTTGCTTAACCAAATAAGCAAGCAAACAAAGACTAATACACTTTTAGTTTCAACTGATGATAAGTCATAGGATATATAGCTAGCTTCAGAATAtgttcttaattaagtaattaattaccCAAGTAAAGAATCATGATATATCAAGATGGCCACCAACCATTTGAAAAAAAGACtctaagaagggaagaagaaaaagactACTGATTATTTAACTTGTTACTGTTGTGATCTTATTCTTTCCATAAACTTGCGAATTCTTTCCAAtgcaatcttcaaagtgttctcaGACATGTTTGCAAAGCAAACCCTGAACCAACCAGGCTCTAAACAATGGCAAGAAGAACCAGGTGAGATGTTCAACTTCACCTCACGAAGAATTGCATTCCATAGCTCCAATTCAGATTCTCTTGAAGTTTTATTTTCCAACAATGGACTCAGATTCATCCAACAGAACAGCCCTGCATTCCCTTTAAGGCATTCAATTCCTGCACTCTTCAATCCTTCAATGATCATCTGGTACCTCTTATTCAACCTTTCTCTATTGATCTTAATGTAGCTCTTAGTGAAGCTCTTGTTTGACAGCATTGAAGCTAAAAGATTCTGTGTTTGTGATGATATGAGTGTGAAACTCGACATTCGTCGAGCAGTGGTAACGACTTTGTCATTGTAAGAATATATTGTTCCAACACGGAATCCTGGAAGACCTAGATCTTTCGAGAGGCTATAAACAATGTGAACCCTCTCAGCAGAGTTCTTGTAGTTTCGCGACTCAAGAACTTCTGCCACGCTGACAAATTCGGACGAGGAGAACACCGAGCCGGAATAGATTTCGTCAGAGACTAGGTGGATGTTCTTCTTTGTGACAAAATCAAGAAGCAACTCTAGAACTGAACGTTGGATTGTTATGCCTAAAGGATTTGAAGGATTTGTTATCAGAATTCCTCTCACTCTATAACCCATTGATTCTGCATCTTTGTATGCTGATTCCAATGCTTGTTCTGTTATTTGGAAGTTGTTTGAACTATCACAATGGATTGGAACAATGTTTACACCAGTTCTCCATCTCAAATCTCTATCAAATCTGCAAAATTAGACCAATCAAGTTATTAATCTTAATGTCTTTCACATTGAAGTAGAATTAAAGTAAAACTTTGAAACAATTCGAATTCTTATTCTTACCCAGGGTAGTATGGGGtaggaacaagaagagcatcTCCCGAATTCGCGAGAATGAAGGTTAAGAGTTCATTGGCTGCAGTTGCACCAGCAGTGAGGACAATTCTATCAGGATCAAACTTCACTCTATTTCCTCTAATTTCTCCCATGAAGCTTGCCATTGCTGATCTGAATGATTTTAGTCCATGGTAGTCTTGGAACAATGCATTTTCTTTAAAACTTGTTCCTGATGCTCCTTTTGTCTCTCTATGTTCTTCTAGGTACTTCTCAAGTAAATCAAATGAAACCTGAAAATGTTTGTCATTATTATTAGCATATTAATTAAATCATCAAAACTACTATAATAAAAGAcaggaaaataattaataaagctTACTTGATTTTCAGCTAGGCCCATTTGAATAACTCCTGATGGGTTAGTGAATTCATCGTAGGGATTTTCATCGTAGACTTTCCAACCAGCAAAGTAAGGAGAATCTTCACCATGTGTATTAGAGATAGCAATCTTTGAAAGCTCTACACAagtttgttgatgttgttgttgctCAATCTTAAGACCCATGATTGAGTAACTTCAGAAAGTGTGTATCTTTAATCTCAGAAAGGTAAAAGCTGAAGTGGGTCGATAGGAGAGAGAAATAAGAGAGAATGTGTTGAATGAATGATGAAAACTTTATGCAAGTTTTGGGTATATATATAGCATTTGTGACTTAAGACATAAAAAAAGGGGTCACTAGTTCAACTTGGATGGCGCATTGAGAAcaaacaatcaaaagaaaaaaatatattatattagatattaattaattaattgattgattcTGTAGTGTGAGCAAATCAGAGCGTTACTAATGTCTTTTAAGCCTTTTAACAAGAAATAATTTATCTGTTAAGACTTAAGAGACTTTGTGACAACTGTGTGGCTAATTTCTACAATCTGCATGCCATGCCAGATCCACACACAGAAAATATATAGTGGTTTGAGGCTTGATTTTTTTCATACTATTATATAGGTCCAACCTTAATTGCCATATTCACACACAcatacaatgaagatgtgtatgtttttatatttgtaaaaatgtttaaattttaCATGTTTCTTATGAAAAAGATTTCAACTGAAAATCTTAATTGTAGTTTTAGAATATAAATGTATTTACTAATTTTAACCCTTTACATTACATGTTAtctagataattttttattagcaATAATGTAAACtcaattgtaattaattttataatatgagTACATAAGGAGTACATAAAATATAACCACTTAATAAATATtgtttaggttttgattttgaaaaaaatttaaaaaataagaagatctcactttctcttttttttttttttacctccactctttttctttgtttgcttCATCAAACCATTAAcatcacatttaaaaaaaaattctttttaaagtaaaaacctaaaaa
Encoded here:
- the LOC112751325 gene encoding 1-aminocyclopropane-1-carboxylate synthase 7 — encoded protein: MGLKIEQQQHQQTCVELSKIAISNTHGEDSPYFAGWKVYDENPYDEFTNPSGVIQMGLAENQVSFDLLEKYLEEHRETKGASGTSFKENALFQDYHGLKSFRSAMASFMGEIRGNRVKFDPDRIVLTAGATAANELLTFILANSGDALLVPTPYYPGFDRDLRWRTGVNIVPIHCDSSNNFQITEQALESAYKDAESMGYRVRGILITNPSNPLGITIQRSVLELLLDFVTKKNIHLVSDEIYSGSVFSSSEFVSVAEVLESRNYKNSAERVHIVYSLSKDLGLPGFRVGTIYSYNDKVVTTARRMSSFTLISSQTQNLLASMLSNKSFTKSYIKINRERLNKRYQMIIEGLKSAGIECLKGNAGLFCWMNLSPLLENKTSRESELELWNAILREVKLNISPGSSCHCLEPGWFRVCFANMSENTLKIALERIRKFMERIRSQQ